A window from Mytilus galloprovincialis chromosome 8, xbMytGall1.hap1.1, whole genome shotgun sequence encodes these proteins:
- the LOC143085486 gene encoding uncharacterized protein LOC143085486 isoform X3, producing the protein MPSYGCPVKMAQCLLKKRNFFCREWTFSKINHCLENRPTSKTCGALIVGGPGCGKSAVCAELTWPTVSQGKQCLLNQRLIAWHFCQAHDIESLSITSFILNLVNQLSESKQINGYLDIINDPEVQRLLNPVEIEKNPDLVFQQAVLEPLQMLEKPERTVFMIVDSIDECYLQSLGEKNGESRTIAELLANHHHNFPPWLLLVCSARKQSKTVTRMFTGFRKISLDDLRKSHVVRDVQQYILCRLDKEERLRQHLSRDTAEMLNQLHIKSNGCFLYLERVLDGVSENFIMLREIREIPGTLNGLYLWLCQRIFGRKQFTKIQPIINVILASNKPVNSKDLFDCVHIKNTDLTGDKFSKQIESMKKILIEGQNGSKILFHHSFAEWLLDVKHCTQKYLCNASEGHAMLAMRATMSADKLKPLEVQEMALHMLRGNFYDVLQYTNLVQWLMISGADIETSLSVGIPKEQKVTKLLLDAGAKLPSDPDEAETASMHASMIEEVDNEKQPTLDVSVNQVDSNGRTVLHNAAHEGNIQLLTTAIANSADLEAVDKKGQTALILSSRQGHAEIVAILLASKVCVDRTDDDGWTALRSAAWGGHNAVVLLLLGAGAGVDHADTDKRTALRAAAWGGHEEIVIQLLEHQAEVNKADNDGRTALIAAAYMGHAEIVQDLLKNNADVNQEDRDGRTALSVAAVCIRTSEGHEKVVGLLLENGAEVNHQDHDGMTPLLVAACEGHQEVCELLLEWDADIDHADNNGRTPLLAAASMGHSKIVNQLLVWGCAVDTIDSEGRIVLSIAAAQGNVNVVQQLLERGLDEMHRDNAGWSPLHMAAYEGHLEVCNCLIEHCAKVNEVDNDGRHPLILAAQEGHLEVVTSLVENGSTIDHRSHDQKTAFRVAALESHRKVVEYLYEQGANINYKDADGRSTVYMLSLENKVDILQYLLEIGADVESTDLEGRTALHISAWQGHFEIVSLLLKFGAKVNAVDNDNRTSLQSAAWQGHEKVVKLLLENGANVDHTCNQGATALCIAAQEGHEHCVRVLLQYHANPNHADQFGRTPIKVAMKSGHSGICKLLEENGATPMTKSRSNSSTSSNETRPTSTAGSAHTHATVTTGVIVNGNQLNSSPSESPDSTFDRRKSFASNNSSKSSSNMTSSTSQSNQSAPNSNECLTFTQQLQQCSMARHRARPVSRILSPVSEPQSPVQSPNITPSIEVMVHNEHNKLSPITERNLNILAKSPVKFSNMKDKEISATINIITNPNADFSDEPVWQINPQHFISMKNDLEKLKLHQKTNTEQSNVIMGQSALEMRSPEMRRKRNGIVTNPKITKSGAMNGHFNKISNLTGEERIMNGHGPMSISVGPGSNYSGPPRPNGLPLKKETPLY; encoded by the exons ATGCCTTCATATGGCTGCCCTGTAAAGATGGCACAGTGTCTCTTGAAGAAAAGGAACTTTTTCTGTAGGGAATGGACTTTCAGTAAAATCAACCATTGCCTAGAAAACAGACCGACATCTAAAACATGTGGGGCTTTGATAGTGGGAGGTCCAGGATGTGGCAAGTCAGCGGTGTGTGCAGAGCTGACATGGCCTACTGTATCACAAGGAAAACAATGTCTTCTCAATCAACGACTCATTGCCTGGCACTTCTGTCAGGCTCATGACATTGAGAGCTTATCCATAACAAGTTTCATCCTTAACCTGGTAAACCAGTTGTCAGAAAGTAAACAAATCAATGGATATTTGGACATCATAAATGATCCTGAAGTACAGAGGCTTCTCAATCCAGTggaaattgagaaaaatcctgacCTAGTCTTCCAGCAAGCTGTCTTAGAACCTTTACAGATGCTTGAAAAACCAGAAAGAACTGTATTTATGATTGTTGATTCCATTGATGAATGTTATCTGCAAAGTTTAGGAGAAAAAAATGGAGAAAGCCGTACAATTGCTGAGCTTCTAGCAAATCATCATCATAACTTTCCACCATGGCTTCTCCTTGTGTGTTCTGCTCGGAAACAAAGTAAAACAGTAACTAGAATGTTTACTGGTTTCAGAAAAATTAGTTTAGATGACCTTCGAAAATCTCATGTTGTTCGTGATGTTCAGCAATACATTCTGTGTCGACTTGATAAAGAGGAGCGACTGAGGCAACATCTAAGTCGTGATACAGCAGAAATGTTGAATCAATTACACATAAAGAGCAATGGATGCTTTCTATACTTAGAACGAGTTCTCGATGGTGTATCTGAGAATTTCATAATGTTACGCGAGATTCGTGAAATTCCAGGAACTTTGAATGGATTATACCTTTGGTTATGTCAGAGGATTTTTGGTCGTAAGCAATTTACCAAAATTCAGCCTATTATCAATGTTATTCTGGCATCCAATAAGCCAGTGAACTCAAAAGATTTGTTTGACTGTGTTCACATAAAAAACACTGATTTAACAGGAGACAAATTTTCAAAGCAAATTGAAAGTATGAAGAAAATTTTGATAGAAGGACAGAATGGAAGTAAGATTTTATTCCACCACAGTTTTGCAGAATGGCTACTTGATGTGAAACATTGCACACAGAAGTACTTGTGTAACGCCTCCGAAGGTCATGCTATGTTAGCAATGAGGGCTACAATGAGTGCTGACAAATTAAAACCACTGGAAGTTCAGGAAATGGCCTTACACATGCTACGTGGAAATTTTTATGATGTGTTACAGTATACTAATTTAGTGCAATGGTTAATGATATCCGGTGCAGATATAGAGACAAGTTTATCAGTAGGGATTCCAAAGGAACAAAAAGTTACAAAACTTCTTTTGGATGCAGGTGCTAAACTTCCTTCAGACCCTGATGAAGCAGAAACTGCTAGCATGCATGCAAGCATGATTGAAGAAGTTGACAACGAGAAGCAGCCTACATTGGATGTGTCTGTAAATCAGGTGGACAGTAATGGACGAACGGTCCTACACAATGCTGCTCACGAAGGAAATATTCAGCTCCTGACAACTGCTATAGCAAATAGTGCAGACTTAGAAGCTGTTGACAAAAAGGGACAGACGGCTTTAATATTATCATCAAGACAAGGTCATGCAGAAATAGTTGCCATATTATTGGCATCCAAAGTTTGTGTTGATCGTACTGATGATGATGGATGGACAGCTTTACGATCAGCTGCCTGGGGTGGACATAATGCTGTTGTCTTATTGTTATTAGGAGCAGGAGCTGGAGTTGACCATGCTGATACAGACAAAAGAACAGCACTGAGAGCAGCAGCTTGGGGTGGCCATGAAGAAATAGTGATACAACTGCTAGAACATCAGGCCGAGGTCAATAAAGCTGATAATGATGGCCGTACAGCTCTTATTGCTGCTGCATACATGGGCCATGCAGAAATAGTACaagatttattaaaaaacaatgcTGATGTCAATCAAGAAGATCGTGATGGTAGAACTGCTCTTTCAGTAGCAGCCGTCTGCATCAGAACTAGTGAAGGTCATGAAAAGGTTGTTGGATTACTTCTAGAGAATGGAGCTGAAGTGAATCACCAAGATCATGATGGTATGACCCCATTGCTTGTTGCTGCATGTGAAGGTCATCAGGAAGTTTGTGAACTTTTGTTAGAATGGGATGCAGATATTGACCATGCTGATAACAATGGTCGTACGCCTCTTCTAGCCGCTGCTTCAATGGGACATTCTAAAATTGTAAATCAGCTGTTAGTTTGGGGATGTGCTGTGGATACGATTGATTCTGAGGGAAGGATTGTTCTTAGTATTGCTGCAGCACAAGGCAATGTCAATGTTGTCCAACAGTTACTTGAACGTGGATTAGATGAAATGCATAGAGATAATGCTGGATGGTCTCCCTTGCACATGGCTGCTTATGAAGGACACTTGGAG GTCTGTAACTGTCTGATAGAACATTGTGCCAAAGTAAATGAAGTTGATAATGATGGACGCCATCCACTCATCCTTGCTGCACAAGAAGGTCATCTTGAGGTTGTTACTTCCCTTGTTGAAAATGGTTCAACAATAGATCACAGGTCACATGACCAAAAAACAGCATTCCGAGTGGCTGCTTTGGAATCTCACAGGAAAGTAGTTGAATATCTGTATGAACAAGGAGCAAACATTAACTACAAAGATGCTGATGGTAGATCGACAGTTTATATGTTATCATTAGAAAACAAAGTAGATATATTGCAATATTTATTGGAAATAGGAGCTGATGTAGAATCAACTGATCTTGAAGGACGTACTGCCCTTCACATTTCTGCATGGCAGGGACATTTCGAAATTGTTTCACTTCTTTTGAAATTTGGTGCAAAAGTAAATGCTGTTGACAATGACAATCGTACTTCATTGCAGTCAGCAGCTTGGCAAGGTCATGAGAAGGTCGTTAAACTTCTTCTTGAAAATGGAGCAAATGTTGATCATACATGTAATCAAGGTGCTACTGCTTTGTGTATTGCTGCACAAGAAGGACATGAACACTGTGTACGTGTATTACTTCAGTATCATGCTAATCCAAACCATGCTGATCAGTTTGGAAGGACACCTATAAAAGTTGCCATGAAATCAGGTCATTCAGGTATTTGTAAATTACTGGAAGAGAATGGTGCAACGCCCATGACAAAGAGCAGAAGCAATTCTTCTACGTCTAGTAATGAGACCAGGCCTACGTCTACTGCTGGCTCTGCACATACACATGCTACAGTCACGACTGGTGTTATTGTCAATGGTAACCAGTTGAATAGTTCACCATCAGAATCTCCTGACTCGACATTCGATAGAAGGAAATCATTTGCGTCTAATAACTCGTCAAAATCTTCAAGTAATATGACATCATCTACTAGCCAAAGTAATCAAAGTGCTCCTAATAGTAACGAATGTCTGACATTTACACAACAACTACAGCAGTGTTCCATGGCTAGGCACCGTGCTCGGCCTGTCAGTAGAATTTTGTCTCCAGTTAGCGAGCCTCAGTCCCCAGTTCAGTCGCCAAATATTACTCCTAGTATTGAGGTTATGGTCCATAATGAACATAATAAACTCTCACCGATTACAGAAAGGAATTTGAACATTTTGGCAAAATCTCCAGTTAAGTTTTCTAACATGAAGGATAAAGAAATTTCTGCCACCATTAATATAATTACAAATCCTAATGCCGATTTCTCTGATGAACCTGTTTGGCAGATTAATCCCCAACATTTCATTAGTATGAAAAATGACTTGGAAAAGTTAAAACTTCACCAAAAAACCAACACTGAGCAGTCAAATGTTATAATGGGACAAAGTGCTTTAGAAATGCGTTCCCCTGAAATGAGACGTAAGAGGAATGGGATTGTTACTAATCCTAAAATAACTAAAAGTGGAGCAATGAATGGACATTTTAACAAGATTTCTAACCTTACTGGCGAGGAAAGGATTATGAATGGTCATGGACCAATGAGTATTAGTGTTGGTCCTGGGTCAAATTATTCTGGACCTCCCAGACCTAATGGGCTTCCTTTAAAGAAAGAGACTCCACT GTATTAG